In the Caenorhabditis elegans chromosome X genome, one interval contains:
- the ivns-1 gene encoding BTB domain-containing protein (Confirmed by transcript evidence): MPLELNIDLTEERPKVPEIVAFAMDKPVLNKTNVLTLIPKRNRSAVSMRADETDNWGQEALDEKEAYTLMLRDPSIKNDLLDRLNTFRRNRELCDAVLFVKEREIFVHKVVLAAVSPALLDMFNEENESSQDEKSPTSSSPTNGHTNGITNGNGEVAHENGAPVSAQKPQKSSTTFYEFSQTDFECFEALVNFAYTANLEISSRKVAELYKTAYALQMIPVIRACAAYLAENLQLSNCIGIRRQANFHNDTFLMGKVDQFIVDNFDSIVNDSKEFTQLPVIQVRIIVPAEDGKVTNNANNNGGLAEMALFYFQNMPHDRAEHSIDLLTCKTHILYMEENHLADCIEMDERSSVGSCDIIQDYKKSGKDRKDVAKAMTAQEPIINSVVQHRVNGAVPVRLNASRLPNMNASNESLESAGTDDSDPQDTIEARLISTHQTAPQYWVALVVLYRRLCVLSLQLTDNEELLRTKREPCPVDSQKAALLSRLISCTGKQQKPLECMSAPRCSIGASFLNGKIFVCGGYDRGECLRSVEEYDVVNGKWRNVAKMKAERGRFDCTIHGGKVFAVAGSNGNNDLKSCEIYDPKADVWAPLPNLATARCHNGCATIDNYVYCIGGSFDQKVLKDCERLDTTKLGTEEAEWEPMASMEHPRYQAGVCTWKGLVVAAGGCDRWTCMDSVEAFDPKTNAWRQLPKLRQARRGGAVAVVRDTLYVIGGHDGTQSLDTVEILDSPSSQWRVGPTLTTPRANTHAVVTAGNVIFCIGGFNGVKFLDTIELLENEQIGWRNWQHCPQQILEEHEEEDSSLMDDEATSTAPSSP; encoded by the exons ATGCCCCTCGAACTGAACATCGACCTTACCGAGGAGCGTCCGAAAGTTCCGGAAATCGTGGCTTTCGCCATGGATAAGCCGGTTTTGAATAAG ACCAACGTGCTCACGCTCATCCCGAAACGTAATCGTTCGGCTGTTTCGATGCGTGCCGACGAGACGGACAATTGGGGACAAGAGGCTCTCGATGAGAAGGAAGCCTACACTCTTATGCTCCGCGATCCGAGCATCAAG aacgaCCTGTTGGATAGACTCAATACGTTCAGAAGAAACCGCGAGCTCTGTGATGCCGTGCTTTTTGTCAAGGAACGCGAGATTTTCGTTCACAAGGTTGTACTCGCTGCGGTCTCACCGGCGCTATTGGACATGTTCAACGAGGAGAATGAAAGCAGTCAAGACg aaaaatcgcCAACTTCCTCCAGCCCTACCAACGGCCACACCAACGGAATTACCAATGGAAATGGAGAAGTTGCTCACGAGAATGGAGCACCTGTGTCGGcccaaaaaccacaaaaatcaTCGACAACTTTTTACGAATTCTCGCAAACCGACTTTGAATGTTTCGAGGCGCTTGTCAACTTTGCCTACACCGCTAA TTTGGAAATCAGTTCGCGTAAAGTGGCGGAGCTGTACAAAACCGCCTACGCTCTCCAAATGATTCCAGTTATTCGTGCGTGTGCGGCATACCTTGCCGAAAATCTGCAGCTTTCCAATTGCATTG GAATTCGTCGACAGGCGAACTTCCACAACGACACATTCCTCATGGGCAAAGTAGATCAGTTCATAGTCGACAACTTTGATTCGATTGTAAATGACAGCAAGGAATTCACACAGCTTCCCGTCATTcag GTCAGAATTATTGTGCCTGCTGAAGATGGAAAAGTGACGAACAACGCTAATAACAATGGAGGATTGGCAGAGATGGCTTTGTTTTACTTCCAAAACATGCCACATGACCGTGCGGAGCACTCGATCGACCTTCTCACATGCAAG ACGCACATCTTGTACATGGAGGAGAACCACTTGGCAGATTGCATTGAAATGGATGAGCGTTCGTCAGTCGGCAGTTGCGATATCATTCAAGACtacaaaaaatctggaaaagatAGAAAAGACGTGGCGAAAGCTATGACTGCTCAGGAGCCTATCATCAACTCAGTTGTTCAGCACAGAGTGAATGGAGCTGTTCCAGTACGACTCAATGCGTCTCGTCTTCCAAACATGAACGCGTCGAACGAAAGTCTCGAATCAGCTGGAACTGATGACTCGGACCCGCAAGATACAATCGAGGCACGACTAATTTCCACTCATCAGACAGCCC CACAATACTGGGTTGCTCTTGTCGTTCTGTATCGTCGCCTCTGCGTGCTTAGCCTTCAGCTTACGGACAACGAGGAACTTTTGCGCACCAAACGCGAGCCATGTCCGGTTGATTCTCAAAAAGCTGCTCTTCTTTCTCGCTTGATTTCGTGCACCGGAAAGCAGCAAAAACCACTGGAGTGCATGAGTGCTCCACGTTGCTCCATTGGAGCCtcatttttgaatggaaaGATTTTCGTGTGCGGAGGCTATGATCGTGGAGAATGCTTGAGAAGCGTTGAAGAATATGACGTTGTCAATGGCAAGTGGAGAAATGTTGCCAAAATGAAGGCAGAAAGAGGTCGATTTGACTGTACCATTCATGGCGGAAAAGTCTTCGCTGTTGCGGGTAGTAATGGAAACAATGACCTCAAGAGTTGTGAGATTTACGATCCAAAGGCTGATGTATGGGCTCCACTTCCAAACCTGGCAACTGCTAGATGTCATAATGGATGTGCCACTATTGACAACTACGTCTACTGCATTGGAGGATCATTTGATCAGAAAGTTCTGAAAGATTGTGAGCGCCTAGACACTACAAAGCTGGGTACTGAAGAAGCTGAATGGGAGCCGATGGCGTCAATGGAACATCCAAGATATCAAGCCGGAGTCTGCACTTGGAAAGGGCTTGTTGTGGCTGCCGGTGGTTGCGATCGCTGGACATGCATGGACTCTGTTGAAGCATTCGATCCAAAAACCAATGCATGGCGTCAACTTCCGAAGCTTCGTCAGGCAAGACGCGGAGGTGCTGTGGCTGTGGTTCGTGACACTTTATACGTGATTGGAGGGCACGATGGAACTCAGTCATTGGATACTGTGGAGATTCTAGACAGTCCTTCGTCTCAATGGCGTGTTGGTCCAACTTTGACTACTCCAAG agccaaCACCCATGCCGTTGTCACCGCCGGAAACGTGATCTTCTGCATTGGAGGTTTCAACGGCGTCAAGTTCCTTGACACAATCGAGCTTTTGGAGAATG AACAAATCGGCTGGCGTAACTGGCAGCACTGTCCACAGCAGATTCTCGAAGAGCACGAGGAAGAAGACTCAAGCCTCATGGACGATGAAGCTACTTCCACCGCACCCTCTTCTccttaa
- the R09A8.1 gene encoding Protein kinase domain-containing protein (Confirmed by transcript evidence), with the protein MNNPKLGSKQLSLKTSNKLNRAILIDALPQNHTKNSSNRQNTYEPVASKKSEAFSALASSCVGKKTNPPCEIGPYVSVYGRVVVEIDDKIKLRRLMNHIPDHYSIPILRIVQFGEYNAGKKPRSLMSYRKRMTDCDYFSDALAIELLDFFEMIHNDVERANYVSRILDTKAEYYGFKSYDDRVSDIRFNKTRPAPLNTLHVDISSHPNSTTERFSNGSRNSSRNSAVLTFSTNVQSHAGLVRNDIDSNSYAGARSIEDSDFSKVDRKMETISTETQNGFRGNSALRGSSSLSDMNVQSSLMVGGNRSTDDRVNAQRFASTGFVEKECRRWDQLVEKKQKKEVNSDHKKANRITSHLEHNSRLESLPPQVDTRGLDNSHLAEKKYIEGISEEVSNKQPNNLGSETSSAIENERNWMPTEHNIASRIAFPGLWLNVKSNDKYLPPTISRTECWPYITDRKEKNRRHMEEMMKIAEQNEQLYQFPRPNQSCYSSTSSHRKDSMTTDSKEITSSDMEVYSFAIKEGKCFRLKRYMEWKKDEKDSEHAVVSRRPSFRIYCEFATNVIYFSSTQNASEEDFGNTVSSDVSQYSARTSNNASSKRKLSESSSDSDTGILLKKANVSRFVEEGVPVPWYQPQSSYAVAFYSSSSHMFFHILKSKPAPPIKPMKKEAGALLPPRAVVYKLPAIKGSMKDAISAHKLLKKSYAKPIVDISSTSGDSDPEWWSDRELTADLNFKRELLSKKPRFSRKTFDERSSYIARFKESHLGNYLNSDSDTVSNEKPKTLAQLKNFSKSNLVEYHPKRSRKKIRAKRVYRTKSAVTTACTSTSKQAARSDEPFFSQRDTRQHSYTQRVQVPIGAALHSSSSIAANVNDYRSKAPTRMIHSSKVSTVNAAASKFAAPRCQAPNVSHMKNGQFSVIDRLLPSDSNTKPLLAPASNNSWITANSRATGILKGRSGPVDQSQNQNTRRENASMSGRQPLDTSRKHMFLFCNKVCVITDEEIRRDKEQHRLERSQISAERKLEHRKAMRRQSRARLLSRLQTEYDNNDATTLFKFRSSCLHS; encoded by the exons ATGAATAATCCCAAGCTTGGCTCAAAACAACTTTCCTTGAAGACCTCGAATAAACTGAATCGGGCGATTTTAATCGATGCTCTGCCCCAAAACCACACAAAAAACAGTTCCAACcg tcaaaatacATATGAACCAGTCGCTTCTAAGAAATCTGAAGCTTTCTCGGCACTTGCGAGTAGTTGTGttggaaagaaaacaaatccACCGTGTGAAATTGGCCCATATGTTTCGGTTTATGGAAGAGTTGTAGTTGAAATAGATGACAAGATCAAGCTCAGGAGATTGATGAATCATATTCCTGACCACTACAGTATCCCCATCTTGCGTATTGTTCAATTTGGTGAATACAACGCTGGAAAGAAGCCAAGAAGCCTCATGTCTTATCGCAAAAGGATGACGGACTGTGACTATTTTTCTGATGCTTTGGCGATTGAgcttctggatttttttgaaatgattcaTAACGATGTAGAGAGGGCAAACTACGTGAGCCGAATCCTCGACACCAAGGCTGAATATTATGGATTCAAATCTTATG ATGATCGTGTATCTGATATCAGATTCAATAAGACGAGACCAGCTCCATTGAACACACTGCATGTAGACATTTCATCTCATCCAAATAGTACCACTGAACGTTTTAGTAATGGATCTAGAAACTCATCAAGAAATAGTGCAGTCCttacattttcaacaaatgtgCAATCTCACGCTGGACTCGTGCGTAATGATATCGATTCAAATTCTTATGCAGGAGCTAGAAGTATTGAagattctgatttttcaaaagttgatcGGAAAATGGAAACGATATCAACGGAAACACAA aatgggTTCCGAGGAAACTCGGCACTTCGAGGTTCTTCTTCTTTGTCGGATATGAACGTGCAAAGCTCATTGATGGTTGGTGGGAACAGAAGCACAGATGATCGTGTCAATGCACAACGTTTTGCCAGTACTGGTTTCGTAGAAAAGGAGTGCCGGCGCTGGGATCagttagttgaaaaaaagcag AAGAAAGAAGTTAACAGTGATCACAAAAAAGCAAATCGAATCACTTCCCATTTGGAGCATAACTCTCGTTTGGAATCTCTCCCACCGCAAGTAGACACACGTGGCTTAGACAATTCTCATCTTGCGGAGAAAAAGTACATAGAGGGAATTTCAGAGGAAGTTTCA aataaGCAACCAAACAACCTCGGTTCCGAGACTTCATCAGCAATTGAAAACGAAAGAAACTGGATGCCTACTGAACACAATATAGCCAGTCGAATTGCTTTTCCGGGACTTTGGTTGAACGTCAAATCGAATGATAAATATTTGCCACCTACAATTTCTCGTACGGAATGTTGGCCTTACATAACAGATCGCAAGGAAAAGAATAGACGACACATGGAGGAAATGATGAAGATAGCAGAA CAAAATGAGCAATTGTATCAGTTCCCTCGTCCCAATCAAAGTTGTTATTCTTCAACCAGTTCGCACAGAAAGGATTCGATGACAACTGATTCGAAGGAAATCACGAGTTCTGACATGGAAGTATATAGCTTTGCCATTAAAGAAGGGAAGTGCTTCCGTCTGAAGCGGTATATGGAATGGAAG AAAGATGAAAAAGATAGTGAACATGCCGTGGTCAGTCGTAGACCTTCTTTTAGAATCTATTGTGAGTTCGCGACGAATGTGATATATTTTTCATCGACTCAAAATGCATCTGAAGAGGATTTCGGAAACACAGTTTCAAGTGATGTTTCTCAATATTCAGCAAGGACTTCTAATAATGCTTCATCAAAGCGAAAACTATCAGAAAGCTCTTCTGATTCGGACACAG GTATTCTACTCAAGAAGGCTAATGTATCAAGATTTGTCGAAGAAGGCGTGCCAGTCCCATGGTACCAGCCTCAGTCATCCTACGCTGTTGCATTTTATTCAAGTTCTTCTCACATGtttttccatattctcaaATCTAAGC CAGCACCGCCAATAAAACCGATGAAAAAGGAGGCCGGAGCGTTGCTTCCCCCTCGAGCGGTTGTCTATAAGCTCCCTGCAATCAAGGGCTCAATGAAAGATGCAATCTCAGCTCAcaaactgttgaaaaaatcGTACGCGAAGCCAATTGTGGACATTAGCTCTACGTCAGGCGATAGCGATCCAGAATGGTGGAGTGATCGGGAGTTGACGGCTGATTTGAACTTCAAACGAG AACTTCTGTCAAAAAAGCCACGCTTCTCACGGAAAACCTTCGATGAACGATCTTCATACATTGCTCGTTTCAAAGAATCACATCTGGGAAACTATTTGAATTCGGATAGTGATACAGTCTCCAATGAAAAGCCAAAGACACTTGCTCAGTTAAAGAATTTTAGCAAATCCAACTTGGTGGAATATCATCCAA aGCGTTCAAGAAAGAAGATTCGTGCCAAAAGAGTGTACCGAACCAAAAGTGCTGTCACAACTGCGTGTACATCTACATCAAAACAAGCGGCTCGAAGTGATGAACCATTCTTTTCACAGCGCGATACACGACAACATTCTTACACCCAGAGAGTCCAAGTGCCGATTGGTGCCGCACTCCACTCTTCGTCGTCAATCGCTGCAAATGTGAATGATTATCGGTCAAAGGCTCCAACACGAATGATTCACTCATCAAAGGTTTCAACAGTGAATGCGGCTGCCTCAAAGTTTGCTGCACCTCGTTGTCAAGCACCAAACGTTTCACACATGAAAAATGGTCAATTCTCAGTCATTGACAGACTGCTTCCAAGTGACTCTAACACTAAGCCATTGTTAGCACCTGCCTCGAACAACTCGTGGATTACTGCAAATTCTCGTGCAACCGGCATTCTCAAAGGACGATCAGGGCCAGTTGATCAAAGCCAGAATCAGAATACAAGAAGAGAAAATGCTTCCATGTCTGGAAGACAGCCGTTGGACACTTCCAGAAAACACATGTTCTTATTTTGTAATAAGGTTTGTGTGATAACTGACGAAGAGATTCGACGAGACAAGGAACAGCATCGATTGGAAAGGTCACAAATTAGCGCGGAACGAAAACTGGAGCACAGAAAAGCTATGAGACGACAATCCAGG gCTAGACTTCTCAGCCGTCTGCAAACGGAGTATGACAACAACGACGCTACAACGCTGTTCAAATTCAGAAGCAGTTGCCTACATTCGTAG
- the R09A8.9 gene encoding GH10 domain-containing protein (Confirmed by transcript evidence) yields MDGRKEGWMEIRQDIIQTYAENCFATIWWRDQDVRDGWLRDGSGRWTTTTF; encoded by the exons ATGGATGGTAGGAAGGAAGGATGGATGGAAATAAGACAGGATATAATCCAAACTT ATGCTGAAAACTGTTTTGCAACAATATGGTGGAGGGATCAGGACGTTCGGGATGGATGGcttcgggatggatcgggacgATGGACGACGACgactttctaa
- the R09A8.2 gene encoding Dentin sialophosphoprotein-like (Confirmed by transcript evidence), giving the protein MEDPKLGSRRMTLRSASRLNIERNGSDSSSDTHSKMRSNGYSSMKLCDNESTFYFKLKSKDSIVSNVPDVCSKPVAGNGKEKTTSPCEIGRYSSFYARFEIDMDDKAELKKLMNSIPENYSIPILRIVQFGEYNDGKEPRSLLSYREKMADVDKFSDDLVIELLDFFVMIRSDVEMANNKTEKLETNAEYYGFKSYDDSLYDIQPNTKRPAPLYRPEEVIAFDPNWGTPNYPHVIEEDKTKKLASALQDYRTLRDATPDKTFYFGEIPTSPINVGTHDDQLCNGMNSISGNTLNTSYEETRQLKNSDHVKQIDPQMKGNSVDAHKGLQFSMTVQNSSCLSSDGNTSTDDRVNAQCFASSGFVKSERRRLEQLMEQKLKEKNQCDYAKKTRNSSALDHESSFGSCPLSDIHPEQSHFDISLLAENKKVEEVSQETAEKQEDKQISVTSLARMIERSSMPANPYSSADTQMEVHGFDSSVFVESEKQNSEQRCEQIKIGEKDREDSNRIVSFEISLDVASDEKISSSTTTPNTLAEKCQATLRRAAFLYPVYPKTNSSACMNSHSSVDVGYNEQERRQFEQALDEKKDAKNHELALDPQIDLFESTDVETNDDRSIQFSRVDTGLLKDSNNSTMNGREIEALGIKAQNNQKEHQCTPTEYKSLLDKYTYETGPLIPDLEMLFGKRSTSTEATVSTSSRPLVPDLGMLLGKRFKSIESTGSTSSCTDVQNIDVIAFEETKAQLRESHGQMKEKERLRSLDDHGSKESLSKRMEQERMKQFWQKEKHESSRDDANENASFVHSLDVESNVDSCSSTGTQETSEKKRQENVLAVVPYNPKNISTLVEDQSSNTLKRMLVDTSSDLGKDQPPKKKRVPSSISFSNAEKTRMVLTTTSNIGSGSSSGEEILEKELI; this is encoded by the exons atggAGGATCCCAAACTGGGCTCAAGGCGCATGACCTTGCGATCTGCAAGTCGACTGAATATTGAAAGAAATGGGTCAGATAGTTCTTCTGATACTCATTCAAAAATGCGCTCCAATGGGTACAGTTCAATGAAATTATGTGACAATGAATCAacgttttatttcaaattaaaatcaaaagattCAATTGTTTCCAATGTACCAGATGTCTGCTCAAAACCTGTGGCTGGTAATGGAAAAGAGAAGACAACGTCTCCGTGTGAAATTGGACGATATTCGTCATTTTATGCgagatttgaaattgatatgGATGATAAAgctgaactcaaaaaattgatgaactCGATTCCggaaaactacagtatcccgaTCCTGCGCATTGTTCAGTTCGGTGAATACAACGATGGAAAAGAGCCCAGAAGTCTTTTGTCTTATCGCGAAAAGATGGCGGACGTTGACAAGTTTTCTGATGATTTGGTGATCGAgcttctggatttttttgtaatgatTCGGAGCGATGTGGAAATGGCCAATAataaaactgagaaattgGAAACCAACGCAGAATATTATGGATTCAAATCTTATG ATGATAGCTTGTATGATATTCAACCAAACACCAAAAGACCTGCTCCATTGTACAGACCAGAAGAAGTTATTGCGTTTGATCCAAATTGGGGCACTCCAAACTACCCACATGTGATTGAAGAAGATAAAACTAAAAAGCTAGCGAGTGCTTTACAAGATTATCGAACTCTGAGAGATGCTACCCCCGATAAGACTTTCTATTTTGGTGAGATTCCTACATCTCCAATAAATGTGGGAACTCATGATGACCAGTTGTGCAACGGTATGAATTCAATTTCTGGAAACACATTGAACACCAGTTATGAGGAAACAAGAcagctgaaaaattccgaTCATGTGAAACAAATTGATCCGCAAATGAAAGGAAATTCAGTGGATGCACAT aaagGGCTCCAATTCTCTATGACTGTTCAAAACTCTTCTTGTTTGTCGAGTGATGGGAACACAAGCACAGATGATCGTGTCAATGCACAATGTTTTGCTAGTTCTGGTTTTGTGAAAAGCGAGCGCCGTCGTTTGGAACAGTTGATGGAGCAGAAACTG AAGGAGAAAAACCAATGTGATTACGCAAAGAAAACTCGGAACTCTTCGGCGTTGGACCACGAGTCGTCCTTTGGATCTTGTCCACTATCTGATATTCATCCAGAGCAAAGTCACTTTGACATTTCTCTTCTGGCAGAAAACAAGAAAGTAGAAGAAGTTTCACAGGAAACTGCA gaaaaacAAGAAGACAAACAGATCTCTGTGACTTCATTGGCAAGAATGATTGAGAGAAGTTCGATGCCAGCTAATCCGTACAGTAGTGCAGATACTCAAATGGAAGTACATGGTTTCGACAGTTCTGTTTTTGTAGAGAGCGAAAAGCAAAATTCGGAGCAGCGTTGTGAGCAGATAAAG ATTGGTGAAAAAGACCGTGAAGACTCTAATCGCATAGTTTCTTTTGAAATCTCACTGGACGTAGCCTCGGATGAAAAAATCAGTTCATCGACTACAACACCAAATACATTGGCAGAAAAATGCCAAGCAACTCTCCGGAGAGCCGCGTTTCTATATCCAGTTTATCCGAAGACCAATTCTTCTGCTTGTATGAATAGTCATTCTTCTGTTGATGTTGGTTACAATGAACAGGAGCGTCGTCAGTTTGAACAGGCTCTTGATGAGAAAAAG GATGCAAAGAACCATGAGCTAGCGTTGGATCCCCAAATCGACTTGTTTGAGTCTACAGACGTCGAAACTAACGATGATAGATCCATTCAATTTTCTCGTGTAGACACCGGCTTGTTGAAGGATTCTAACAATTCAACAATGAATGGAAGAGAAATAGAAGCCCTTGGAATCAAGGCTCAA AATAATCAAAAAGAGCACCAATGCACCCCAACCGAGTACAAATCTCTGCTGGATAAATATACCTACGAAACGGGCCCATTGATACCTGATCTAGAAATGTTGTTTGGAAAACGGTCAACATCGACTGAAGCAACGGTTAGCACGAGTTCTCGTCCATTGGTACCTGATCTAGGCATGTTGCTCGGAAAACGTTTCAAATCTATTGAATCGACGGGGAGCACAAGTTCTTGCACGGACGTGCAAAATATTGATGTCATTGCCTTCGAAGAAACAAAAGCCCAACTTCGAGAAAGCCATGGACAGATGAAG gaaaaagaGCGATTGCGTAGTTTGGATGATCATGGTTCTAAAGAATCACTGAGCAAGCGTATGGAGCAGGAGCGTATGAAGCAGTTTTGGCAAAAAGAG AAACATGAGAGCAGCCGTGACGATGCGAATGAAAACGCGTCATTTGTACATTCATTGGACGTCGAGTCGAATGTGGATTCTTGTTCTTCGACTGGTACTCAAGAAACATCAGAGAAAAAACGTCAAGAAAACGTTTTAGCTGTTGTTCCTTacaatccaaaaaatatttcaacacTTGTTGAAGATCAATCTTCCAATACTTTGAAGCGAATGCTTGTGGATACTTCTTCTGATTTGGGCAAAG ACCAACCGCCAAAAAAGAAACGAGTTCCATCATCAATCTCATTTTCGAACGCCGAAAAGACTAGAATGGTTTTGACAACTACTTCAAACATTGGATCAGGATCGTCGTCTGGAGAAGAGATTCTGGAAAAGGAACTGATTTAG
- the T24D5.4 gene encoding non-specific serine/threonine protein kinase (Predicted) — MFDNKHRRITAHFLVGTGNYVAPEVIAKPGPNQSCDWWLTGVVLCKMVFGRVPFHDDTPGGTQYRIKNWRSFLDFVYCGNLSKDCLTMI; from the coding sequence atgttCGATAACAAACACCGCCGGATTACCGCCCATTTTCTTGTCGGAACAGGAAATTACGTGGCACCTGAAGTAATTGCCAAACCCGGGCCCAATCAGAGTTGTGATTGGTGGTTGACTGGAGTGGTTTTATGTAAGATGGTATTTGGAAGAGTGCCATTTCATGATGATACACCCGGTGGAACACAATATCGCATTAAGAATTGGAGAAGCTTCCTTGATTTTGTATATTGTGGAAATCTATCCAAAGATTGCCTTACGATGATTTAA
- the R09A8.1 gene encoding TPX2 domain-containing protein (Confirmed by transcript evidence) codes for MEVYSFAIKEGKCFRLKRYMEWKKDEKDSEHAVVSRRPSFRIYCEFATNVIYFSSTQNASEEDFGNTVSSDVSQYSARTSNNASSKRKLSESSSDSDTGILLKKANVSRFVEEGVPVPWYQPQSSYAVAFYSSSSHMFFHILKSKPAPPIKPMKKEAGALLPPRAVVYKLPAIKGSMKDAISAHKLLKKSYAKPIVDISSTSGDSDPEWWSDRELTADLNFKRELLSKKPRFSRKTFDERSSYIARFKESHLGNYLNSDSDTVSNEKPKTLAQLKNFSKSNLVEYHPKRSRKKIRAKRVYRTKSAVTTACTSTSKQAARSDEPFFSQRDTRQHSYTQRVQVPIGAALHSSSSIAANVNDYRSKAPTRMIHSSKVSTVNAAASKFAAPRCQAPNVSHMKNGQFSVIDRLLPSDSNTKPLLAPASNNSWITANSRATGILKGRSGPVDQSQNQNTRRENASMSGRQPLDTSRKHMFLFCNKVCVITDEEIRRDKEQHRLERSQISAERKLEHRKAMRRQSRARLLSRLQTEYDNNDATTLFKFRSSCLHS; via the exons ATGGAAGTATATAGCTTTGCCATTAAAGAAGGGAAGTGCTTCCGTCTGAAGCGGTATATGGAATGGAAG AAAGATGAAAAAGATAGTGAACATGCCGTGGTCAGTCGTAGACCTTCTTTTAGAATCTATTGTGAGTTCGCGACGAATGTGATATATTTTTCATCGACTCAAAATGCATCTGAAGAGGATTTCGGAAACACAGTTTCAAGTGATGTTTCTCAATATTCAGCAAGGACTTCTAATAATGCTTCATCAAAGCGAAAACTATCAGAAAGCTCTTCTGATTCGGACACAG GTATTCTACTCAAGAAGGCTAATGTATCAAGATTTGTCGAAGAAGGCGTGCCAGTCCCATGGTACCAGCCTCAGTCATCCTACGCTGTTGCATTTTATTCAAGTTCTTCTCACATGtttttccatattctcaaATCTAAGC CAGCACCGCCAATAAAACCGATGAAAAAGGAGGCCGGAGCGTTGCTTCCCCCTCGAGCGGTTGTCTATAAGCTCCCTGCAATCAAGGGCTCAATGAAAGATGCAATCTCAGCTCAcaaactgttgaaaaaatcGTACGCGAAGCCAATTGTGGACATTAGCTCTACGTCAGGCGATAGCGATCCAGAATGGTGGAGTGATCGGGAGTTGACGGCTGATTTGAACTTCAAACGAG AACTTCTGTCAAAAAAGCCACGCTTCTCACGGAAAACCTTCGATGAACGATCTTCATACATTGCTCGTTTCAAAGAATCACATCTGGGAAACTATTTGAATTCGGATAGTGATACAGTCTCCAATGAAAAGCCAAAGACACTTGCTCAGTTAAAGAATTTTAGCAAATCCAACTTGGTGGAATATCATCCAA aGCGTTCAAGAAAGAAGATTCGTGCCAAAAGAGTGTACCGAACCAAAAGTGCTGTCACAACTGCGTGTACATCTACATCAAAACAAGCGGCTCGAAGTGATGAACCATTCTTTTCACAGCGCGATACACGACAACATTCTTACACCCAGAGAGTCCAAGTGCCGATTGGTGCCGCACTCCACTCTTCGTCGTCAATCGCTGCAAATGTGAATGATTATCGGTCAAAGGCTCCAACACGAATGATTCACTCATCAAAGGTTTCAACAGTGAATGCGGCTGCCTCAAAGTTTGCTGCACCTCGTTGTCAAGCACCAAACGTTTCACACATGAAAAATGGTCAATTCTCAGTCATTGACAGACTGCTTCCAAGTGACTCTAACACTAAGCCATTGTTAGCACCTGCCTCGAACAACTCGTGGATTACTGCAAATTCTCGTGCAACCGGCATTCTCAAAGGACGATCAGGGCCAGTTGATCAAAGCCAGAATCAGAATACAAGAAGAGAAAATGCTTCCATGTCTGGAAGACAGCCGTTGGACACTTCCAGAAAACACATGTTCTTATTTTGTAATAAGGTTTGTGTGATAACTGACGAAGAGATTCGACGAGACAAGGAACAGCATCGATTGGAAAGGTCACAAATTAGCGCGGAACGAAAACTGGAGCACAGAAAAGCTATGAGACGACAATCCAGG gCTAGACTTCTCAGCCGTCTGCAAACGGAGTATGACAACAACGACGCTACAACGCTGTTCAAATTCAGAAGCAGTTGCCTACATTCGTAG
- the T24D5.6 gene encoding uncharacterized protein (Partially confirmed by transcript evidence) — translation MDGFGMNQGDDDDADDGSDGWIDRRQSGWIDLKQSIMIKGWMVGTMEIENPKYAESCDGTNSGQWMGWARRSRWVDSGWIGTMDDDDKGSDGWMDRRRSEWIVPGQVEMEMDS, via the exons ATGGATGGCTTCGGGATGAATCAGGGCGACGACGACGACGCCGACGATGGATCGGATGGGTGGATAGATCGAAGACAATCGGGATGGATTG ATCTCAAGCAATCGATAATGATTAAAGGATGGATGGTTGGAACAATGGAAATAGAAAATCCAAAGT ATGCTGAAAGCTGTGATGGAACAAATTCTGGGCAGTGGATGGGATGGGCAAGACGATCACGATGGGTGGattcgggatggatcgggacgATGGACGACGACGACAAAGGATCGGATGGATGGATGGATCGACGACGATCGGAATGGATAGTTCCGGGACAGGTCGAGATGGAGATGGACAGCTGA